tcattgcAATCCTCATCTCCATACACCGCGCAGTCATCTTCACTGTCGTGCTCAACTGGAGCCTCCACtttgtcatcttcatcacttctATTTTTTACGTTTTCCACGCCGACGTGAAGCCCCACCACTCTTTCCTTTATCTCTAACAACAGATTCAACTCCATCTTCAACTCGAGGAGCCTCAATTAAACTTAGTTATTCCTCTTCTGGTGGAGCTCCAACAAACAATATCACACCTTTGTTTCTAACTTTCGGCATTTGGGATTGAGAAATCGATTGGAGAAAAATCGATTATTAAGGAATTAGGGATTTTGAAAGAGAGAATTAGGGATTGGATTTTTGATTTGGGGTTTTTCTATCGGGTTTGCTCTGGTtcaaacggtgtcgttttgTACCTCCATTAAGCGGATTAACGATCTCTTAACGCCGGCTAATTGCTCCGTTTCGGGATTTAACGACATAATCTTTTCGTCGTGGTCAACAAAAATATGATGATTAAAATGGTAAGTCAACAgaagttcatgtttttaatgGTCTTACCTAAAATTCGTGATTAAAATGGCCACAATTTGAAAGTTCgtgattttaatgacatttttcccattttctattctattttggggtattttaatcataattttggtttataaatcttcaaaaaaaaaagaagaagaaaacaaacatggCTAAGACATTGATTAATAGAAGATTCAAACGAAAGAGGAAAATAGGACcaaaattaagaacaaaaagtACACAAACAACACACCATAAGACTAAAAGGATCCAGAGTTGTCAATACAAGCCCTAAAAACCTGCAACTGGTAGTTGaggttttcatttttaaaagaacaagaaaagaaaaaagataagcaAATGACTAAATTGGTTTGGTTAAAGGGGGTAACACTTGCTCAGTACTCCTCCTGTTGgtattctccttcttcctcatcctcgTACTCACCTTCTTCATCTGCAGTTGCGTCTTGGTATTGCTGGTACTCTGAAACAAGGTCGTTCATGTTGCTCTCAGCTTCTGTGAACTCCATCTCGTCCATTCCTTCACCTGTGTACCAATGCAAGAAAGCCTTTCTCCTGAACATTGCTGTGAACTGCTCACTCACACGCCTGAACATCTCTTGAATCGATGTTGAGTTGCCAATGAAAGTGGAAGCCATCTTTAGACCAGTAGGTGGGATGTCACAGACTGTTGATTTGACATTGTTGGGGATCCACTCAACAAAGTAGGAAGAGTTCTTGTTCTGCACGTTCAGCATCTGCTCGTCAACTTCTTTTGTGCTCATCTTGCCACGGAACATGGCAGAGGCTGTGAGGTAGCGTCCGTGTCTTGGGTCAGCAGCACACATCATGTTCTTGGAATCCCACATTTGCTGGGTGAGCTCAGGGACTGTGAGGGAACGGTACTGCTGAGACCCTCTTGAGGTGAGAGGAGCAAAACCCACCATGAAGAAGTGAAGACGAGGGAATGGGATAAGATTCACAGCAAGCTTACGGAGGTCAGAGTTGAGCTGACCAGGGAATCTCAAACAGCATGTGACACCAGACATTGTAGCAGAGATCAAATGGTTCAAGTCACCAACTGCAGACAGAGAATAAAGATGTAAGTAAGTGTCCTTCTAGCCATATAGACACTTCTCAGCACAAGCATATTAAAACAAGAGCATAACAGAAAACAAGTATATAAGAAAGCAGACAGTACACTTTCACAATCATAAAAATCAGTTTGACAATCAAGCTCTTATATACAGCAAATCCCTTATGTTACAAGAAGTACCGGATATATACAGGACACTTAACAAGAAAGTATGATACCAAGAAGATTAGAGAATAGCAGTATAAGGAATAAGGATTTGTATGTAGTGATGCCATAGACGCAGACAACCAGGGAGCATTAAacagaaccaataacacaaaacactGGAGGTAAGTAGGCCAGAACAAACCATtgaaaacagtaacaaatcaaTTCTGATACGAAACAATGACCAAATCATGTTCAACATCTAGACAATGCATATCAACCATACAACAGAAGGCATCTCatagagaaaacagaggaatcaaCTGATCTAAAACTTTAAAGAACAGTATCAATGCGACCATTAATCATAAAAGGACTTACAGCTAGGTGTTGTGAGTTTCAGAGTCCTGAAGCAAATATCGTACAAGGCCTCATTATCAAGAACCATGCACTCATCTGCATTCTCAACAAGCTGATGAACAGACAAAGTAGCGTTGTAAGGCTCAACAACGGTGTCAGAAACCTTAGGCGAAGGGAACACCGAGAATGTAAGCATCATTCGATCTGGGTACTCTTCACGGATCTTGGAAATCAAAAGTGTTCCCATACCAGATCCAGTTCCTCCTCCCAACGAATGACAAACCTGAAACcctacaaacaacaaaaatcccCACAGTTCAGAGTCCcaacaacaccaaaaacacTTCAACGAAAGCAAAATCAACCCTAAAATCGAACAGATCTAGCGAAATTTTTACCTTGCAAGCAGTCACAGTTCTCAGCTTCCTTACGAACAACATCGAGTACCGAATCAATTAGCTCAGCTCCTTCAGTGTAATGTCCTTTCGCCCAGTTGTTACCAGCACCAGACTGACCGAAAACGAAGTTATCAGGACGGAAGGTTTGACCATACGGTCCAGATCTGAGACTATCCATGGTTCCTGGCTCCAAATCCATAAGCACAGCACGAGGAACGAATCTACCGCAACTAGCTTCGTTGTAGTAAACATTGATCCGCTCAAGTTGTAGATCTGAGTCTCCGGTGTACCTACCGGTTGGATCTATGCCGTGCTCGGCGCAAACCACTTCCCAGAACTTGGCACCGATCTGGTTACCGCATTGACCACCTTGGATGTGAAGGATCTCACGCATTTTCGCAATAAGGAAGCGAGATAGAATAGAGAGATTGAAAAGGTTTCGAGATTTCGAGAATCGAAACCCGGAGAGGAAGGAGcgtgatttagggttttttcggAAAATGTGAAGAAGAGTGAGTGAAGTGAGAAGAGGAGTgatttttatatagaaagatTTAATgggtaattatatatttttccctAATTTGATATTTCGCTGaatatagtatttgttttttttgaaatttaaaatgacacgttttttctaacaaatttaaaatattacttaCTGTATAGCAGATTTAATTCTATTTTGTCCATATccgaagaatttttttttacacatctactttaattttacatattcttttcttcaatgaaaagatgaaattacttctctaataatttttaaacaaaaatcaaataccCTAGTTGTACATGTTGCACCCTAGTTATATCCGTTGCACCCTAATTGTACCCGTTGCTTCCTAGTTGTACCCATACCTTTCTTCTTTGATGAAAGGACAAAACTAGctctctaacaatttttaaataaaaatcaaacaccCTAGTTGTACCTGTTGCACTCTAGTTGTACCTAGTTATACCCCGCATAGTGGGATTCGAATCCTGGGCGCGCGCACGTGCGCATGGAACTCGCAACCACTGAGCTACTGTGTTTTTCGTTGAACACTTACTGGTTTAATTATACAGTATTAACCTTTAACAACCTTTATTAAGGGTAATATTATCTTTTTACCATTGAggggtttttgaaaaattgttttgatgaaaaGGGAGTATGAGATTGTAGTCCGCTGTCCAGCTCCGTTTCATATTAAATAATTCcatagaaaacaattaaattttctatttcacCATTTGTTAGtacattattttattagatataaaacaaaaattagacaAATAATAAGACAAAAGTaagagacaaaataaaatttatttcataatttacatCGTAAATAAAATATGACAAGTGATATAAGATAAAATTTGAACtctataaaaacaataaaaagaaatggACTTTATTCTATATAGAAATTTTGTATatctgtattttaaaataaaaaaattatatgttgtgTTAGTTTATAtcttatgatatttttttataattatagttatttatatatgttatgcTATAATTTCAATAATGTATGTCTTACAACAAGAATTAAATACCACTGTAAAACATACTTTTGTAAtctgtatttttctttaaagcaaaataaatattattttatgagtaataatatatatgtagatatatgttatatttttttgttaaataatgaTTAGTTttgtcatattttgttttaatatatttggcatttttttaatattatagtgacatattatgaTCCGTCCgacaaaataaagtatttttttaagatttaaaattaaaatttatattttaaaatagataatattattgcagaaagaaaaaagatcttattttgtttaagatcttcttttttatagtttttaattttattaaatcttTCATAATACTGTGCCGGATAAACTTCAGTTTTATAACTATGTGTGGTACAATattgttcttaaattttttaatataattataattatgtaatatgttttaaacaccaaaatattttatagtaaatttttatgGATTAAGTTGATTATACTATTGCAAATAGTGGTCAAGACTGAGTTCACATCAAATGGAATTCCAAATGTGTGTAACCATGATAAAGTTTCATAATCAATTTTGCAAATATTTAGAGGTATCAAAGCTTATTTAAATAATCTCATCGTATAATCTTGTACATTTAcattgtcaaaaagaaaaaaattgtcaaaaaaaaaaaatcttatacatTTACATGCCACCTGTTATAATGAGCATAACTCATTCTGCcatataattcaatattttaaatatatttgttttttaaaaatcgtttTGAATctataaaggaaaaaattatatacaatcGTGCATTGCAATATACTAGGCCTTCTAATTCTATAAgagtatttttgtaatttttaattttttttatcgtattcttttaaaatatcaagctaaactatttttaaatgttataaattcaaatattttaaaagattatattattatataaatagaaatatttaatttactatgatattctACTCACTCGTAACTTTTGATCCATgtacaatttatttttcatagattgaacaatttgtATACGTTTTAAAAAGTCAAATCATTGCATATGCAGAAAAATGTACTTTTATTATATGGATAACATGATGATTGAAACATGGATTTTTCTGTGGATAGacatatgaatgaatgaatgatgcaatcaagCAAACAGGCATAAGCAGTGATGATCAAaatggatgcaaggtgtttcaatacccttatgatgttgtagcataaaggatatcaatccataaagagtgtgataggTAAggagtcaagatgtgatcaatgcattcaagttaggccaaatataattatgattggtttctaacaacctaatgacaataatgaaatgcaatgaactaagacaacttaagacaatactaatgctgaattaaactatagaacaagtgcaataaacaagactaagcagaattaactaataagcaaaagaaaacaggaacagaacaatgcataagcaagaaagtaaaagGGAGCTCaacctagcactcggtcgagtgcatggtcaagtgggaggtcgagttgacaagcgaatgaacagaaacaaagcaaataatgaaaacagagcaaacaacaagcaattaacaatacttaaacagggaaatcaataaacaaagaaaggtcttaaggatggattcatgggttgGACTCAAGCTAAGGTtatctaaactggtcaacaaacctcaaccaacaatgagctatctctcgaaaatgatcttctaatacttgttaatccattctcatgacaataacaatcaaacttagatactcttagacctagttttcactagctattacatataaaagcatgcattaaacaaccagatcatcaatgtcaaaaatcactttaaacatctaatctcttagcatgcttcatgataatctctagtattaTCTTTATCTAACAatttagacattggtgtgatgctaagaagcttaagatctatccttaccctctcagtataagaatagcatagagcatatctaatctagaagagatgtatatacaatcaagcttgaccaatctaaacaaccataacccttatccagcctaatccatccctaagatcctaagccactaataagatctaaaaatcatcatgaagaacacaaacccagaaaatgatcaTATAGACATGGATGgatagataatgatgagatgaacaatttaatacaaagaagtgaaagaaaatactcaatatattcaaagttatgaaggttacaaatctatgaaaatctagaaaaaagataagagatgatgcaataaagtaaaagcagctaaaaatggcaaaaactaggttatgaggtgtctacatGGTTTCCAGGGTCTCCCCTTTTCGGCCACAAGTGCgagcacatatatatagtaacgagagagaagccctagttagctagaggacaaaacagagattCGGCTggaagtgctcgaccatgtgctcggtcgagtgctcggtcgagtggttggtccgtcacgTAGCTCGAATCttcgatctgggatgatatcCGTTCAGTAAAATCAAGATAACTCTTGAAATACACCTCTGATTGCCATGAGACCACCGACATTAGAAATATAACTCAATTTcctacaactctcatgaaggatgcggaagctgaatcgcaacggaAGATCTTAAtttggatcgatctttgaggagctcgttatgaatccgaccgagtactcgaccgtgtgcctgctcgagtgtTGTGGTCGATTTGCCTTGCGAATCCACTTCCTGATATTTtcagtcctcttgtttagctccagaaataacaccaagtccttccttacNTCTTTATCTAACAatttagacattggtgtgatgctaagaagcttaagatctatccttaccctctcagtataagaatagcatagagcatatctaatctagaagagatatataacaatcaagcttgaccaatctaaacaaccataacctttacccagcctaatccatccctaagatcctaagccactaataagatctaaaaatcatcatgaagaacacaaacccagaaattaatgaaactatcatgactagaaagatgagataaagatgaacaatattgaacaaagaagtgaaagcaaatattcaATAGATTCAAAGTTATCAAGGTTACAAATGtgtgaaaatctagagaaaagataagaaatgatgcaataaagtaaaagaagctaaaaatggcaaaaactaggttatgaggtgtctacatGGTCTCCAGGGTCTCCCCCTtttcggccacaagtgccagtacacatatatataataaagagagagaagccctagttagctagaggacaaaacagagaggcgGCAGTCAGCTCGActatgtgctcggtcgagtgcatggtcgagttgTTGGTCCGTCAAGTAGCTTCAATCTTCGATCTGGCATGATATCTGTTCCGTAAAATCCGT
The sequence above is drawn from the Camelina sativa cultivar DH55 chromosome 4, Cs, whole genome shotgun sequence genome and encodes:
- the LOC104780498 gene encoding tubulin beta-2 chain-like, which encodes MREILHIQGGQCGNQIGAKFWEVVCAEHGIDPTGRYTGDSDLQLERINVYYNEASCGRFVPRAVLMDLEPGTMDSLRSGPYGQTFRPDNFVFGQSGAGNNWAKGHYTEGAELIDSVLDVVRKEAENCDCLQGFQVCHSLGGGTGSGMGTLLISKIREEYPDRMMLTFSVFPSPKVSDTVVEPYNATLSVHQLVENADECMVLDNEALYDICFRTLKLTTPSFGDLNHLISATMSGVTCCLRFPGQLNSDLRKLAVNLIPFPRLHFFMVGFAPLTSRGSQQYRSLTVPELTQQMWDSKNMMCAADPRHGRYLTASAMFRGKMSTKEVDEQMLNVQNKNSSYFVEWIPNNVKSTVCDIPPTGLKMASTFIGNSTSIQEMFRRVSEQFTAMFRRKAFLHWYTGEGMDEMEFTEAESNMNDLVSEYQQYQDATADEEGEYEDEEEGEYQQEEY